One Halobacterium wangiae genomic window, GTCCCGGAGCGCCGGCAGCAGTTTCCGCGCGGCGGCCGCGAACCGCGGCTTCGAGAACGACTTGCCGAGTTCCACCGCGGCGACGCGGACCATCTTCGGTGACGCGAACAGTCGCCAGAACCCCTCGTAGCCGAGGGCGTCGCGGAGGTCCCCGAGGTTCACGTCCGTGTTCTCGTATGCCTCGCGTCCGAACGCCAGCACCGCGTTCGGCCCGACGATGACCGACCCGTCGGCGCGACGCGTGAAGTGGACGCCGAGGAACGGCAACTCCGGGTCCGGGGTCGGGTAGATCATCGAGTTCACCAGCCCGCGGCGGTCGGGCGTCACCTCGTAGTACTCCCCGCGGAACGGCACCACCCGGTAGTCCTCGCCGACGCCGACGGAGTGTGCGATGCGGTCCGCCTGCAGGCCCGCCGCGTTGACGACGACACCGGCGTCCAGCGGGCCGGAGTCCGTCGCCACCCGGTAACCACCCGCAGTACGTTCGAGGCCCGTCACGCGTGTGTCGAGGTGGACAGTGACGCCCGCCTCGCGGGCCTCCCGGGCGAGGGCGTAGACGTACTGCTGGGCGTCGACGGACGCGGCGGCGGGGCAGTGTAGTGCCGCCCGGCCCGCGGCTTCGGGTTCGAGTTCCCGGAGGCGCTCGCGGCCGACGACGGTCGCCTCCACGCCATTCGCGTCGGCCTGCGCGGCGAGTTCGTCGAGGCGCCGCTCCTCCGTCCGGGTTCGGGCCGCGACCACCACGCCGACCTCTTCGCAGGGGACGTCGTGTTCCGCGCAGAACGCCTTCATCCGGCGCGTGCCCTCGACGGCGAACTCGGCCTTCTGGGTGCCCGGTTCGTAGTTGAACCCCGGGTGGAGGACGCCCGAGTTCCGCCCGCTCTGATGGACGGCGAGGTGGTGTTCCTTCTCCACCACTCCGACGTCGAGGTCCGTCCGCGTCGCGAGGTGGTAGGCCGTAGAGATGCCGACACAGCCACCGCCGACGACGACCACGTCGTGTTCCATGCACCCGGGTTGTGGGCCGGGGGTGAAGTCGTTTCGGACCACCTAGTGGTTCGCCCGGGTCGTACTCTCGGTAACAGGTGCCGACGGGGACTCACTTATGCCGGCACCCCACCAACCACGAGTGCCGTCGCTCAGAGGCACGGCCACGCGAAACGCCAGTCGAGACGGATGCCCTTTTCCCCGCTCGCTGGCAACGTCGACCCATGGAGACCACGACGGAGAGCAGGTTCAGAGTTCTCGGGCCCGCGCCCGACTACCCCGACGACCTGCTGTTGCTCGACCGGGCCGACCACGAGCCCGTGCGTGTCGTCGTCGATGCCGGCGGGGACCTCGCCGAGACGGTCGAGGCGCTCCGTCCGGGCTACCTCGTCGCCGCGACGCTGGCGTGGGACGACGGCGACGCCCGTTTCGTCGACTGCGACATCGAGGAGCGGACGCTGTTCACGTTCAAGAACGGCGTCAGTGGGCTCTTCGAGGCCGCCCTCGAAACGATGGAGGAGGCCCACCAGGAGGGGGTGGGCGTCACCGGCCGTCCCACGTTCAGCACGGACGGCGAGCCGAACGGTGCGGTGTACGCGTTCGCCGAGCAGCCCGGCGAGCGGGACGTCTTCGAGGAGATCCGGACCGGCGCGCTCCCGCTGGAACCGCTGCTCGACCGCCTCGACGAGGCCGAGGACTGCGACCACGAGGTGTTCGTCTTCCACCCGCTCGAACACGACTTCGTCGTCGTCTACCTCGTCCTCCAGAAGCACTCCGTGCTCGCGGATACCGTCCGAGACACCTACGACTGTCCCCGACCGTCGGAAGTCTGAGTCCTAGTTCTCTACGGGTTCACGCGCTGCTGCCAGTCGAACGAGGTCCGCGAGCGTCTCGTTCACCGGTGCGTCCAGGCCGTGCACGTCCGCTCGCCGCACGAGTTCGCCGTTGAGCGACTCGATCTCCGTCTGCGTCCCGCGCTCGACGTCCTGGCGCATCGACGAGCGGTTCGTCGCCGTCCGCCTGGCCACCTGGCGAGCCGTCTCGACGGCGTCGTCGGGGACGTCGACGCCCTCGGCCCGCGCGACCGCCACTCCCTCTTCGACCGCGCGCCGGAGCAGGCGTTCGCCCGACGCCCGCTCGACGAGCGCGCCGTTGGGCACTCGCGCCAGCGCCGTCGCGGCGTTGATGCCGGCGTTGACGAGCACCTTCGACCACACCGCTCGCTCGGGGTCGCCGGCGACGGTGGTCTCGACCCCCGCGTCGGTGAGCAGTGCCGCGATAGCGTCGACGTGGTCGTCGTTCGGCGCGAAGTAGCGCCCGACGGTCGTCTCACCGCCGCCGGCGTGCCGCACCTTCCCAGGGGCTTCGAGGGTGGCACCCTGGGCAGTCGTCCCCGCGACGACGTGCTCCCGGGGGACGTACTCCGCGATGGTCTCGACGTTCCCCAGGCCGTTCTGGAGCGTCAGCACGTCCGCGCCGTCGAGGTGGGCTGCGACGGTGCGCATCGCCTCGTCGGTGTCGTAGCTCTTCACGCAGACGACCAGTAGGTCCGCGCCGCTCGCCACAGCGGGGTCGGTCGCCGTGTCGACGCGGACCGTCTCCGTGCGTCCGTCGGGGTGCGAGAGACGGAGGCCGTCGGCTGCCACCCGGTCGAGGTGGTCGCCGTCGCGGCCCAGCAGCGTCACGTCGGCGCCGGCGGTCGCGAGCAGGCCCCCGAACAGCGACCCGATCGACCCCGCGCCCAGCAGTACGACGCGCATGGCCGGTCGTTGGACGGGTGCCGGTAAAGCGTGCGGGGTTCGCCGGTAGCTTCAGGGCCGGGACCACTCATGGGGACGCATGGGACTCCGGGACGCGGCCCCGCCGCTGGCCGCCGCCGCGCTCTGGGGCGGGATGTACGTCGTGAGCAAGTGGGGGTTCGGCTCCGTCCCGGCCGTCACGCTCGCGTTCCTCCGGGTGCTGGTCGGCGGCGTCGCGCTGTACGTCGCCGTTCGCGCGCTCGACGCCACGCCCTCGCTGTCTACGAAGGACCGCCGCGGGATGCTCCGACTGGGCCTCTGGGTGGCGCTCACGCTCGCCACCCAGTTCGTCGGCACCGACCGCACGACGGCGAGCCAGGGCGCGCTGCTCACGGTGTTGACGCCCGTCTTCACGCTCCTGCTCGGCGTGGCGATGCTCGACGAGGTGCTGACGCCGCGTTCTGCCTCGGGGATGACCGCCGCGGGCGTCGGCACACTGCTCGTGCTCGCCGGGCAGTACGGCCTCGCGCTGGGCGGCGGCGACCTCGTCGGCATTCTGGCGCTGCTCGTTGCGAGCGCGGCGTGGGCGGCGTACACCGTCGACGGTGCGCGACTCGTCCGGAAGCACGGCGCGCTCGTCGCGGCCACGTACAGTTCGCTCGCGGCGGTGCCGATGCTGGCGGTGCCCGCGGCCGCCGAACTCGCCGTGACCGACGTGACGCTCACGTTCACGCCCGGCGTTATCGGGGCCGTCGCGTACCTCGGACTCGGCAGCACGGCCGCCGCGTGGTTCCTCTGGTACCGCGGCGTCGAGCGAACCACCGCCACCGTCGTCGCGGCGTGCTTCTTCGCACAGCCACTGGTCGGTGCCGCGCTCGGCGCGCTCCTGCTCGGGGAGGTGCTCGGCCCCGGATTCGCGGTCGGGGGCGTACTGATGGGCGTCGGCGTCGCGCTGGTCAGCACGGCGCGAGCGCGGTAACCCTTTTGTGCCCCGCCCGCCACGGAGCGAACAGATGAACTCGCGGGACCGACGCGGCCAGTTGCTGCTCGTCGCGGGACTCGGTCTCGCCGTGGCGTTCGTCGCCCTTGCACTCGTGCTCAACGCGGTGGTGTTCACGGAGAACCTCGCTACCCGGAACCACGGCCGCGCGGACGACGCCGTCGGCTTCGAAAACGCCGTCGAGCGTGGCGTCGGCGGCGTCCTCTCGGAAGTGAACCGACTCGACAACGCGGACTACGCGTCGCTGAACGGCTCGCTGGCGGCGGGCGTCGAGACGTGGGACGGGAACGCCTCGCGGCTGGCGGCCGGTGGCGGGGCGGTGACCGAGACGTCGCTCGCCGACGTGAACAACGGCACCCGAGTCTTCCAGTTCGAGGAGCGGAACTTCTCCGACGCGAACGGCGACGCCGACTGGACCGTAGCGACCGACGTGGCCGACGCGCGACGGTTCCACGTCGAGGCGAACCCGACCAGCGACGCCACGCCGTTGACGCTGACCGCGACGGACGGCACCGCGTCCTGGAGCGTCGAGACGGTCGGCAACGGGAGCGGTGGGACGGACGTAGCGGTGCGCGAGAATGGGAGCGTCGTCTGGAGCGAGGCCGACCTCGGCGCGAACGTCACCATCGACGTGACGGAGGGGACCGTCGACGGCAGACCGGTCTCGAACTGGACGTTCGCGGAGAACGTCACGGCACCCTACCGGCTGGAGGTAGCCAACGGCGGGGACGCCACCGGTCGCTACCAGGTGGTCCTCGATAACCAGACTGCGCTCCCCGCGACATCCTACGCTGACGCCGACTCGGGCGACGCCCCGACGTTCACACCCGCCATCTACAGCGCCGACGTGGACGTCACGTTCCGCCGTGCGACGCTCACCTACGAGACGACGGTGGTGCTCGCACCCGAGTCGGCGCCGGCCGAGGAGACGGACGCCGTCGCTGCCTGAGGCGGACTCGCTGCACACCGGGGGTGTTTTTGCACGACCGCCCGGAACTCCGGGTATGACACGGGACGCGAGTGCCCACGAACACCGCCTCCGCTCGCACGCCGACCGCGGCCCCGACGAGTTCGTGTTCTCCGCCGCGGCGGGCGTCGCCTCGCCGGACGGCTTTCGCGCTGCAGACCTCCTGCTGCTGGAACACGTCGACCCCGCGGCGGACGCCGACGTCCTCGTCCCGGCGGCGAACTACGGCGTCGTGGGCACCGTTCTCGGCGCGCTATCGCCATCCGGGCGGACGCTCCTGGCGGAGACGAGCGCGCGTGCGGCAGGCCTCTGCGAGCGCAACCTCGCCGCCAACGACGTTGCCGGTGACGTGGCGCTCGAGGCGACGCTCCCCGACGCGACCGCCGACACCCAGTTCGACGTGGTCGCGTACGCGCCCCGGGACTACGACCCCGTGGACGCCGTGAAACAGCACATCGCGGACGCGCTCGCCGCACTCCGCCCCGGTAGCGACCTCTACCTCGCAGCGCACCCGAGGGAGGGCGGGAAACGCTACCGGGACGCGCTCGCGGACATCGCAGGCGGCGTCGACCGGATCGACAAACGAGCGGGCGTGCGCCTGTTCCGCGCCGAACGCCCCGCGACGCTGCCGCCCACCGAGTACGCCACCTTCGACGAGTTCACCGACTCGGTGGCCGGCGACGAGTTCACCTTCGCCACGTACCCGGGCGTGTTCTCCGGCGGCCACGTCGACCACGGGACACAGCTGCTCGCGGAGACGGTCGACCCCGACCCCGAGGACACGGTCCTGGACCTCTGCTGTGGCTACGGCCCGCTCGGAGCGGTCGTTGCCGACCGCGGCTGCGAGACGTGGTTCACCGACGACAGCGCGGTCGCCACCGCCTGTACGCGTCGCACGCTCGACGCGAACGGCCTCGACGGCCGCGTGGAGACCGCGGACTGCGCCGCCGGCCTCCCCGCCGACACGTTCGACCTCGTGGTGTCGAACCCGCCCACGCACGCCGGGACGAGCGTCCTCCACGAACTGTTCGCGCGGGCGAGCGACGTGCTCCAGTCGGGCGGGGAGTTCCTCGCGGTCCACCACGAGGCCCTCGACCTGCCGCTGGACCGCGCGTTCTCCCGCGTAGAGACGGTGGCTCACGGGGAAGAGCACGCGGTCGTCCGGGCGCGGAACTGACTGGTTTCGCGACGTTTAACCGCGTCACGCGACTCCAATCTACCAATGCCACCGGCGATACGCACCGACGACCTCGTCAAGGAGTACGGGGACGTCCGGGCGCTCGACGGCCTCTCGCTGACCGTGCCCGAGGGTTCGTTCTTCGGGTTGCTCGGGCCGAACGGCGCGGGGAAGACGACGTTCATCGAGACGCTCGTCGGCCTCGTGCGCAAGACCAGCGGGACCGCCGAGGTGTTCGGGCACGACGTCGAGTCCGACTACCGACAGGCCCGCGACGCCATCGGCCTCGCACCACAGGAGTTCAACGTCGACCGGTTCTTCCCCATCCGCGAGGTGCTGATGCACAAGGCCGGCTACCACGGTGTCTCCGAGGGGGTCGCCGAGCAGCGCGCGCTCGAAGCCCTCGAGACGGTCGGTCTGGAGGCCAAGGAGGACACGCGCTTCGACTGGCTCTCCGGCGGGATGAAGCGACGGTTCATGCTCGCCCGCGCGATGGTCACCGACCCCGACCTGCTCATCCTCGACGAACCCACGGCGGGCGTCGACGTGGAACTGCGCCGCGACCTCTGGGACGTCATCCGCCAGCTGAACGACGACGGCACCACAATCCTGCTCACCACCCACTACATCGAAGAGGCCGAACGCCTCTGCGACCAGGTCGCCATCGTCGACTCCGGCCGGAAGGTGACGGTCGCGACGCCCGACGAACTCACCGAGCGCGGCACCGACACCGTGACCCTCTCGCTCGCCGCACCCGCGACGGCGATTCCCGACATCACGGGCGACCGCATCGAGACCGTCGAACTCGACGGCGACACCGTCACGCTACGCGCGACCAGCGGGAGCGAGGCGGTGCCGGTCGCCATCCGCCGACTGGAGGCCGCCGGCCACCGCGTCGTCGACGTCGACATCGCTCGCACGAGCCTCGAAGAGGTGTTCGTGGACATGACACGGACCGGTGAGGAGACGGGGGAGTCCGAGGACGCCGAGGTGGTCGCGTGAGACAGCGCACCCAGCTGAAGAGTCTGATCCGGCGGGAGATCCTCCGGTTCGTCAGACGCCCCTACAACACCTTCCTCCCCCCAATAATCACCAACACGCTGTACTTCGCCGTGTTCGGTGTCATCCTGGGGAGCCGCATCGGGTCCATTGCCGGCGTGAGCTACATCCAGTTCGTGCTCCCGGGGCTGGTCGTCCTCGGCGCCATCTCCGACGCCTTCGAGAACGCGTCGTTCTCCATCTTCCACGGGCGGTGGAACGAGTACATCGACGAGGTCATCACGTCGCCGATGTCTCACGGGAGTGTCGTCGCCTCGTACGTGACCGCGAGCGCCGTGCGCGGCATCGTCACCGCTCTGCTCATCGTCGTCGTCGGTCTGCTGTTCACCACTCCCCAGGTCGCCAACCCGTTCTACCTGGTCAGTTTTCTCGTGGTAATCACCGTGCTGTTCGGTGGCCTCGGTGTCGTCGGTGGGCTGTCGGCCGACGACTTCGACCACCTCACCGTCATGAACCAGTTCATCCTCCGGCCGCTGGTGTTCTTCGGAGCGGTGTTCTACTCACTGGACGTCCTCCCCCCGCTCTGGCGCACCGTCTCGCTGTTCAACCCGATGGTGTACATGGTCAACGGCGTCCGGTACGGGATGGTCGGCGTCACCGAGATCGACCCGAACACGTCGCTGGCTGTCCTCTCCGCCGCGACGGTCGCCGTCCTCTCGGTCGACCTGCTGCTGTTCAAGCGCGGCTACGGGATCTCCGAGTGAGTCACCGACGCTCGTGCGCGGTTACTGCTTCCGGAGCCACTCCCGGAGGCCAACGAGAACGTACACGGGACCGAGCGCCCGGGTGAGCGAGTACACCCACGGCTCCCACTCGCAGGCCGCCGCGTCCTCGTAGCTCAGCCCGGTCGCGACGTCGACGTACTGTCGCGGGAACAGCGTCATCACCACGCCCATCACGCCCATGAACTGCTTGAACGCCGAGTAGGCGGCGTCCGAGCGCCACGCGAGGAAGAGGAAGACGAGGCCCTCGAGACGCGCGATCGACACTACCCAGGGCTTGCGTTCACAGGCGTCTGGATTCCTGCTGGCGACGCGTTCGCCGACGTCGACGAGTGTGCCCGGGAACAGGACCTCCACGACACCGCCGGCTGCGAGGAGCCTCTGGAGCATACCTCCGTGTACGTCAGGTTCGCGCATAAGCGCTACTCCGAACGTCGCCTGGATTTTTCCCGCTGCGGTCGAGTAGCCGACCCATGGCAGCTACCAGTTCCCGCACCTTCGCGGCGACGACGGTCGCACTCGGTGTCGTCGCGCTCGCGCACGCGCTGCTGACGTGGCCGCTCGAAGCCGTCGTGGCGCTGTTCGGTGGCGGCGCCGTCGTCGCGTTCGTCGCGGAGGCCGTCGTCATCAACCTGGGGATGCTCGAACACCACGTCGGCCCGAAACTGCTGGGCGTTCCGCTGTACGTCCTGTTCGGCTGGACGGGGGCCGTCTACGTCGCCTTCCGCGTCGCGCTGCTCGCCTCGGACGGCTGGGCGGCAGTCGCCCTCGGCGCGGTCCTCGCCACCGCCTACGACGTGCTCGTTGACCACCAGGGCGTCGAGAACGGGCACTGGACGTACACCGACGACCTGTCTGGCCCCCGGCGGCGTGGGGTCCCCTGGTGGAACTTCGCCGGCTGGCTGGTCATCAGCGCCGTTACTGCAGGACTCGCCGTACCGTACCTCTGAACCGAAACCGATACGGCAGACCTCGAACAGTTCCGGACGATGCCCTCCCCAGTCAGCGAAGGCAGGGACGTACGCGTCGGCGTCGTCGCCGCTGTGGAGCGCGACGGCGAGGTGCTGTTCGAGCGTCGCACCGCGGCGGAAGAGGACGAGCGGCTCTGGGGGCTACTCGCCGGCGGGAAGACCGCCCGGGAGACCACCGTCGAGGCCGCGAGGCGGGAGGTCCGCGAGGAGACCGGCCTCGACTTCCACCCGGAGCGCGTCGTCGCCCTCTTCGACCACGACAGTCACTACGGCAGCGGAACGTCGTGGACGGTTGTCGGCGTCGCTGGCCCTGCGGACGGCGAACCCGACCTAGAACGGGAACCTGGAAAACGGGACCGGCTCGAGTGGTTCTCCCTCGACGCGCCGCCCGAACCGCTCCACCCGACGACGGATCTGTTCCTCGACGCTTACGAGAGCGACCGGCTCCACCCCGGCCTCTGAGTCAGGCCGAGAGCAGCACCGAGTCGCCGTCCTGCTCGACGCTCACTTCGTAGCCGAACTCGGCGAGCAGGTCGATACACGTCTCGACGTGGGAGGTGACGTCCGGGACGCGGATCTCGCCGCCCGCCAGCGCGAGGAACGGCAGGAGCTGGTCCGCGAGGTGCTCGTCTACGGCTGCGTCGCCGTCCTCGAACGCCACGAACCGGTCTGTGCCCTTCTCGCCGACCGTCTCCGCCTCGACGCCCATCTCGCCGAGTTCGCCGAAGCCCGCACGGGAGTGCTCGTACTCCGCGGCGAGCACGAGCGCCGACCCGGAGCAGTCCGCCTCGCCGTACTCCACGTGCTGTTCGGCGTCCGTCGGCACGGCGTCGAGCTGTCGTTCCGCGACCTCGGCGTCGGCCGACCCGTCGTCGGCCACGGAGTAGGCGGTGAGCGCCTGGCGTTCGCCGCGCTCGGTGACGTCGAGGCTGTCGAGGGTCGACGGCCGGATGGTTAGGGTCGCTTTGCCGCCGCCACGGGGGTAGTACCCGCGGCGGTCGAGTGTCGCCTCGGCGTCGAGTCCGTGGTCGGCGAGTAGGGGCAGTTTCACGTGACGGAAGTAGTCGAACGGCGGCGCCCACTTCGCGTCCGTGCCGCCCTCCAGCCGAGCGGTGAACGACTCGTCGAGTGCGACGGCGACCGGCAGGAGCGCGTCGAAGACGAGTGGCACGCTCCCTGCGGTGCCGACCTCGACGGACGTGCTCCCGCCGAAGACGAGTTCCTCGTCGTCGTCGGCCTCAACGGCGTCCGGTTCGAAGGTGAACGACTCGGAACCGACCTCCACGCCGTCGGTCTCGGCGTTGCAGACCGCCGCGACCGTCTCGATAGCCGCGCAGTGCTGGGCCTGGAGTCCGGGGTTCGCGCGAGCCCGACGGACGTGACGCATGCGGAACGGTTCACCCGTGACTGCCGAGAGCGAGAGGGCGGTCCGGACTAGCTGACCGCCGCCCGAGCTTCCCTCTAGAAGGTTCATACCTGTACCAGACGGGCAGGGGGGAAAAGGTATTCGTCACCCAGTGGAGCCGTCAACGTTACCACACAGAACCCCAAATCCGTACGCATGAGCGCCGACGACTTCGATGCTGGCGCGTGGCAGGATCGGATCCGGAGCCACCGCGCCGAGAAGGACGACTTCTTCGC contains:
- a CDS encoding ketopantoate reductase family protein, yielding MRVVLLGAGSIGSLFGGLLATAGADVTLLGRDGDHLDRVAADGLRLSHPDGRTETVRVDTATDPAVASGADLLVVCVKSYDTDEAMRTVAAHLDGADVLTLQNGLGNVETIAEYVPREHVVAGTTAQGATLEAPGKVRHAGGGETTVGRYFAPNDDHVDAIAALLTDAGVETTVAGDPERAVWSKVLVNAGINAATALARVPNGALVERASGERLLRRAVEEGVAVARAEGVDVPDDAVETARQVARRTATNRSSMRQDVERGTQTEIESLNGELVRRADVHGLDAPVNETLADLVRLAAAREPVEN
- a CDS encoding ABC transporter permease, with translation MRQRTQLKSLIRREILRFVRRPYNTFLPPIITNTLYFAVFGVILGSRIGSIAGVSYIQFVLPGLVVLGAISDAFENASFSIFHGRWNEYIDEVITSPMSHGSVVASYVTASAVRGIVTALLIVVVGLLFTTPQVANPFYLVSFLVVITVLFGGLGVVGGLSADDFDHLTVMNQFILRPLVFFGAVFYSLDVLPPLWRTVSLFNPMVYMVNGVRYGMVGVTEIDPNTSLAVLSAATVAVLSVDLLLFKRGYGISE
- the lhgO gene encoding L-2-hydroxyglutarate oxidase — protein: MEHDVVVVGGGCVGISTAYHLATRTDLDVGVVEKEHHLAVHQSGRNSGVLHPGFNYEPGTQKAEFAVEGTRRMKAFCAEHDVPCEEVGVVVAARTRTEERRLDELAAQADANGVEATVVGRERLRELEPEAAGRAALHCPAAASVDAQQYVYALAREAREAGVTVHLDTRVTGLERTAGGYRVATDSGPLDAGVVVNAAGLQADRIAHSVGVGEDYRVVPFRGEYYEVTPDRRGLVNSMIYPTPDPELPFLGVHFTRRADGSVIVGPNAVLAFGREAYENTDVNLGDLRDALGYEGFWRLFASPKMVRVAAVELGKSFSKPRFAAAARKLLPALRDDDLVPSYAGVRAQVVSRDGDLVKQPLFVEEERAVHVLNAVSPGLTCSLPFGEHLAERVETLV
- the rtcA gene encoding RNA 3'-terminal phosphate cyclase, producing the protein MNLLEGSSGGGQLVRTALSLSAVTGEPFRMRHVRRARANPGLQAQHCAAIETVAAVCNAETDGVEVGSESFTFEPDAVEADDDEELVFGGSTSVEVGTAGSVPLVFDALLPVAVALDESFTARLEGGTDAKWAPPFDYFRHVKLPLLADHGLDAEATLDRRGYYPRGGGKATLTIRPSTLDSLDVTERGERQALTAYSVADDGSADAEVAERQLDAVPTDAEQHVEYGEADCSGSALVLAAEYEHSRAGFGELGEMGVEAETVGEKGTDRFVAFEDGDAAVDEHLADQLLPFLALAGGEIRVPDVTSHVETCIDLLAEFGYEVSVEQDGDSVLLSA
- a CDS encoding carotenoid biosynthesis protein, whose amino-acid sequence is MAATSSRTFAATTVALGVVALAHALLTWPLEAVVALFGGGAVVAFVAEAVVINLGMLEHHVGPKLLGVPLYVLFGWTGAVYVAFRVALLASDGWAAVALGAVLATAYDVLVDHQGVENGHWTYTDDLSGPRRRGVPWWNFAGWLVISAVTAGLAVPYL
- a CDS encoding DUF6663 family protein, which codes for METTTESRFRVLGPAPDYPDDLLLLDRADHEPVRVVVDAGGDLAETVEALRPGYLVAATLAWDDGDARFVDCDIEERTLFTFKNGVSGLFEAALETMEEAHQEGVGVTGRPTFSTDGEPNGAVYAFAEQPGERDVFEEIRTGALPLEPLLDRLDEAEDCDHEVFVFHPLEHDFVVVYLVLQKHSVLADTVRDTYDCPRPSEV
- a CDS encoding DUF7261 family protein, which encodes MNSRDRRGQLLLVAGLGLAVAFVALALVLNAVVFTENLATRNHGRADDAVGFENAVERGVGGVLSEVNRLDNADYASLNGSLAAGVETWDGNASRLAAGGGAVTETSLADVNNGTRVFQFEERNFSDANGDADWTVATDVADARRFHVEANPTSDATPLTLTATDGTASWSVETVGNGSGGTDVAVRENGSVVWSEADLGANVTIDVTEGTVDGRPVSNWTFAENVTAPYRLEVANGGDATGRYQVVLDNQTALPATSYADADSGDAPTFTPAIYSADVDVTFRRATLTYETTVVLAPESAPAEETDAVAA
- a CDS encoding methyltransferase, which translates into the protein MTRDASAHEHRLRSHADRGPDEFVFSAAAGVASPDGFRAADLLLLEHVDPAADADVLVPAANYGVVGTVLGALSPSGRTLLAETSARAAGLCERNLAANDVAGDVALEATLPDATADTQFDVVAYAPRDYDPVDAVKQHIADALAALRPGSDLYLAAHPREGGKRYRDALADIAGGVDRIDKRAGVRLFRAERPATLPPTEYATFDEFTDSVAGDEFTFATYPGVFSGGHVDHGTQLLAETVDPDPEDTVLDLCCGYGPLGAVVADRGCETWFTDDSAVATACTRRTLDANGLDGRVETADCAAGLPADTFDLVVSNPPTHAGTSVLHELFARASDVLQSGGEFLAVHHEALDLPLDRAFSRVETVAHGEEHAVVRARN
- a CDS encoding DMT family transporter yields the protein MGLRDAAPPLAAAALWGGMYVVSKWGFGSVPAVTLAFLRVLVGGVALYVAVRALDATPSLSTKDRRGMLRLGLWVALTLATQFVGTDRTTASQGALLTVLTPVFTLLLGVAMLDEVLTPRSASGMTAAGVGTLLVLAGQYGLALGGGDLVGILALLVASAAWAAYTVDGARLVRKHGALVAATYSSLAAVPMLAVPAAAELAVTDVTLTFTPGVIGAVAYLGLGSTAAAWFLWYRGVERTTATVVAACFFAQPLVGAALGALLLGEVLGPGFAVGGVLMGVGVALVSTARAR
- a CDS encoding ABC transporter ATP-binding protein, yielding MPPAIRTDDLVKEYGDVRALDGLSLTVPEGSFFGLLGPNGAGKTTFIETLVGLVRKTSGTAEVFGHDVESDYRQARDAIGLAPQEFNVDRFFPIREVLMHKAGYHGVSEGVAEQRALEALETVGLEAKEDTRFDWLSGGMKRRFMLARAMVTDPDLLILDEPTAGVDVELRRDLWDVIRQLNDDGTTILLTTHYIEEAERLCDQVAIVDSGRKVTVATPDELTERGTDTVTLSLAAPATAIPDITGDRIETVELDGDTVTLRATSGSEAVPVAIRRLEAAGHRVVDVDIARTSLEEVFVDMTRTGEETGESEDAEVVA
- a CDS encoding NUDIX domain-containing protein, translating into MPSPVSEGRDVRVGVVAAVERDGEVLFERRTAAEEDERLWGLLAGGKTARETTVEAARREVREETGLDFHPERVVALFDHDSHYGSGTSWTVVGVAGPADGEPDLEREPGKRDRLEWFSLDAPPEPLHPTTDLFLDAYESDRLHPGL